One Ictalurus furcatus strain D&B chromosome 22, Billie_1.0, whole genome shotgun sequence genomic window, GTTCAGATCCCTAGAGCCAATATCATCATTCCTCTTTCCTCATTCCTCCTGACTTTTTAGAAGAAGGCACACAGGTTTGGAGGATTACCATGATGTAGAGATAGTACAGCTCCTAAGCTATTTTCAGAGGCTTCTATCTCGATCGCCAATGGGAGAGAAGGATCAGGATGATGTAGAATGGATGCATTTGTAAATCTTTCTGTGAGTGTTTGGAAAGCTTGAGTGGACTCTCAAGATTTTAATACCTTGAGAAGAGATTTCAGTAAATAATCAGCAATGCTTTCCAGTGTAGCGTCCATGTGGATatctattgaaaaaaaaagttcttaaaaACTCAGGGAAGGGTGCCCTCTGGTGTCATGGCAGTGAAATGTCCTGATATGACAGGATTGTTACAAACCATAACTATGCAACATTATAGTAACAAAATAtaagtagaaagaaagaaagataaaaaagaaagacagaattaACAGTCAGTTCACAGTTGCTATGCAGTTTTAGacggtgtttatttatttatttatttatttatttatttatttatttattttacattaactGTTGTTGGGAGCCAACAACTAATTATTTAACTAACAATTAATTATGAATGAATATTGTAGTGTAAATACATAATTATGTAATGTCTTGCAATAATGATACCAAGGGTAATAATACTACGTCTTGTTTCTTTTAACAGTGTGGGTCATCTGGCAGGGGAACTCGTACGAAGTCTGAAAGCTCAACAACCAGAAATAACTAGTATTGATATGTTCTGTGTTCAGATTGCAGGGTTGTGTCATGACCTGGGTGAGTTATTCATAATGCGTTAGACTATAACAATTAGATTAACAGAAACCAAATTTAAATCCAGATGCAACCAGAATCTGTTTGTGTGACTTACTAACACAAGATATTaacatatattataatattatcatgacatatttaataaaataaaatatcccaCAGCTTAGATAAACGATGTAGTGGCATGACTTCACAATTATACTGAGGATTTCATCTGTTTATATACTGTGTCACGTTTCAAGGTAGggttcggaagcaatcgcagatatagaacgttttattaaacaaataaacaacaaaacaaagacactaagacaacttggcaaaatactgtggcaagaaaaaaaacatggaacacagtAGTCTAGGACAAAcgaaagacagagaagcagtgcaaacagtgactatatatatatgagtgattataacgtgattcaggtgcaggtggtcatgtgacatattgtagtccagtgcagtggctgatgggaactgaagtccagagttacctccttgatatatgacacacTGTATGGTGTAAGCAGGAAGTGTAACTGATACTGTTTACCGCATTACAATAGTGTCCTTTTCTCAACAGTGCATGCATAGGCCTTGATTTTTGCAAATTAATTTTTCTttagtaaaagaaaaacatattagTAGAATTTGGaggcttttaaaaacaaatacctGCATGCTCCACCTCCATAACTTTACAACtattgtcacgtaatggagttgagaacggatgcaaatgcagatagcTTTATTATgggagagacaggaagacaaatccaaatcgtgaaacatagACGTGGTCATAAACATATTTGTGGGGGACACTCCATGGCAAACCCATTTGAATTCTTCAAGAGTTATGTTGTAGCTGTTGGACATGAGCTCTGAAACGATGAAATTGGGAATTAGAAACTAGAAGAGTTAAAACCAGGGTGTACAATGTGACACATGAAATAAAGCTTGGACTTAACTAAACAAAGGGACTAACACAGAACTAGTGAATGCTATCAGAAAAAAAGCATTAATAGGATGAGGTGGAGACAGGGCTAGACTAAAACAGAACTCAAAGAGAAACACAAGTGTAACTACAATGCATTTGTCACCATGGGAACAACAATGCGATGGTGGAAACTGTAACATAAATATTGTCCATTTCACTGTTTTGTAATAGGCATTATATATAACTGATGTAATTGTGAAAATTAATCTGTAAAgtttgtttttcaaatgaaGGTCATGGCCCGTTCTCACATTTATTTGAAGAATTTGTGAAGGAGCTAGCAGAGAGAATGGTAACTGAACAATTTGTGTAACTTTAAATTTACCACCAGGTTAAAtttgattatttcatttaaatagcTAAAATAAGGTTTAATATAGagttatttcttttatttttgctgtttttgttctcTTCCCAAGAAGGTTTCAGaaacaagagaaagagaaactaaaaaagctttaaaaaactGGAAGGTGAGGATTTTGTGCTTGTaatcaaaacaaatattttatttattttcagtctcGGAGTTCAGCTTGTTCATTTGAAGAGATCTGATGTAAATGGTACATTATCATTAAACAGTAGTTAAATAATACATATTGATTGATATTGCTATATTGATATTGATAGTGATATAGTAATTTATATtgctcttttaatttttttaatattatttttattgtatagcATGAAGAACAATCAGGCAAAATGTTTGACCAGCTGATGGAAAATGGCATTAAGGAGAAGATGAAGAATGGACATTATAAAGATGAACATAATGAAGGCTTAGAATTTCAAGACAAAGACTTCGAGTTCATCCATGAGCTTATTGAAGGAACACGACCTTCTACTGAcgtaataataacaaaaatacatatataaaaaatacatatatactgtacatacatgcatacatatatacatacaaggCTCAGACTTAAAGTAACTAGTAACACGATAAGATAATATTTCGCCAGTAAACAATggcacacagagaaaataaaaggcAGACTAATCAAGTTCTTTGGTTGTAGCTCTGGGAGAAGGCTTAAAGGTCTTCAAGTAGAACTATGTTAATGAAGCTAAATACCCCTAATTATCTAACGATCACCTaatgaagaaccatttttctaGGAGTGTATGTGGGTCAAAAAGGCTATAGGTATAAGGTTCAAATAAGACACTCTCACAGTCAATTTctgtttgttgttgatgttgttttttattattattatctgtgtATGGTTTGCCTCATGCAGTCACTCAACAGAGAAAGATATGAGAGAAAGTCCTACTTGTATGAGATTGTGGCCAATAAAGAGACAGGTATTGATGTTGACAAAATGGATTATTTCAGTAGGTGAGTTTGGCTTGTGcatattttttgtgtgaaatgcatgtttggttttaattaatgaaattcAATGTTACTTTTTCACAAAAGATGTGATACTGTATACGCTATGTATCTATATTTCCTTTCAAAGAGATTGTCACCATGTGGGGATGAAAAGCAACTTCTCACATGAGCGCTATGTGATGTTCGCACGAGTTTGCACCaataagaaaaatgaaaagcacATCTGCACAAGAGATAAGGTAAGCTATTTTTGGTACGGCTGTAGGAGTCGTTTTATGCACAAATACATTTGATattaaaacataattaattttttcctcttttcattCTTTAAGGAAGCGATAAACATGTACGAACTCTTCCATAATCGATACCTGCTTCACTACAACGTCTGCCAGCACAGGGTTAAGGTGGCAATAGAAACAATGTGAGTTAACTTGGAAAATAAACTCACATTGACTTTTCATGTGAGATTTAGGCAAATGTCAGTTATAGAATTTTAGATTGTTGCCAGTGATAGCAgtaattatcattttattttatcaagttacacacacctgttttgATCATGTTTTTCCCCTCATATTTTTAGGATTGTTGATGCGCTTTTGGAAGCTGAAGGTCACTTTAAGCTGGGTGACAAGACAATCTCTGAGGCAGTTATGGACCCTAAAACATACCTGAAACTCACAGGTTTACACTCCATTTCTCTGAAATAATAAATTACCAGTTAGATATTAATatcttatatcttatatctACTGGAATTCGTCTTGTAtagttttctctcttttttcagaTGACATTCTTCAGGAAATCATGCGGTCAACAGACAACAGTCTCAAAACAGCAAGGAAAATCATTAGGAGAATTGACAAACGCAAGATTTACAAGTTTGTCGGTGGCAAAATATTCCAGAAAAAGGATGTGGAACATTTGGACAGTGCTGAAAAGTGGAAAGTTagtcacacacattttttccaACATTCATTATAATAGATTCCTCCTTCAACCCCCACACCAGATTCTTTTGAGATGCTACTGTAAGTAATGATTTAaagatacagtgggggaaagaacacgtgaacattttttttttcagtaaatatatttccaatgaggctattcacatgaaattttaaccagactttggtattaactcaagaaatccacacatataaagaaataaaaatattaaagtccataaatgaaggtatgtgtaataaagaggaatgacacaggagaaaagtattggacacactaactgaaatttattaaatacttagtggagaagcctttgtttgtaacgacagcttcaagactcttcctgtatgaagaaatcaatgggtcgcagtattcaggtgtgattttggcctgttcttctaaacatattgtctttaaatcttgttcatttggattcgagtcaggtgattgactgggatATTCTAACACTCTAATCTCCCGGTAAAAGGCTCCATttatcattccttcaattatatgaagtctgccataACCATACGATGAAAAACAGCttcacaccatgatgcttccacctccaaacttcactgttggtgtagtgtttttagagtgatgtgcagtgccatttcttctccaaacatggtgtgtagtatgacagccaaaaagtttctcgtctgaccagactgcactgcattgcctattgttttctctgtgacgatggcacctgctgcctccaagtgtttctggagctctttccgagtggtccttggctcttgggcgactcttctgactatttttctgactccctggttagaaatcttgcgaggagctcctgtgtgtggccagttgatgacggagtgatgttgcttccacttgtggataatgaccccgatggtgcttactggaggattcagaagttttgaaatacatctgtatccgattccattcGCAACAATacggttgtgaaggtcttgggagagcaaaaaaaaaagttcttaaaaACTCAGGGAAGGGTGGCCTCTGGTGGCATGGAAGTGAAATGTCCTGATATGACAGGATTGTTACAGGTTTGCTGTGACATAACAATtggaaacaaaaaaatgttgacgtgttcaatacttatttgcCCCACTGTACTTgctcattactttaaaaatacatcaattTCAGAAACTTTATTATGAGGATTAGATAATTTTGAAGATAAATTGTGTTAAATGGATATCCAGAGATATGAAGGTATTAAAGAAGAAATAGCATGTCGCGGCTACTTGTGAATTCAGACATCAGCCTTATCTGGTCTTATACTCAGATTTTGTAGTATTTgcagaatggtgtgtgtgtgtgtgcgtgtgtgtgtgtgtgtgtgtgtgtgtgtgtgtgtgtgtgttactaggCAGTGGTAAAGAAGTGGCTGGAGCTTATTCAAAAAGGCTCAACAAGACCTGTAAGTGggattttgtgttttatgttgttgttggtcATCAGCTTAAAAATCTAGAgccattttagattcccaaattTTTGTGTATTACTGATTTTTATCCAGGAAGAGAGTACATTAGACAGTTACTGAGTTAGCCATAGTTGTTAggttttgagtttttttgttttgttttgttttgtttaatttttcagCACAAATGCAAAAACATTGTGGGGTCCATAGAGGTGCTGAGttttctcactgtgtgtgtgtgtgtgtgtgtgtgtgtgtgtgtgtgtgtgtaagtgtaagtgcAAGTGCAAGAAATGGCAGGAGTGGatcgagaagaaaaaaatcagtgaAACCAAATTTTTTGTCAAAGTAAgtgacaaaaataatataacacaCCTATAATGTGCAGTGTCTTAAAGTTTGAGGGCTTTGGACTGTTTTAAAAATCCTATTTTAGTCACATGTCCCTTATTTAAGTTATTTAATCCCAAGAGGTTATTTGGAATACAGCCTGCCATATCTTCAGGTATAAGGGTTCTAAAGCCACTAAGAGttttacaaaacaataaagagtcttAAAATCCCCTTTTTCCTAACATTTATATATTAGGGTGCAGTATGTACAGTCCACTAATCATAACACTAATAACATACAGTGGAGTCAGAAAGTTACACTGCACACTTTTGTGTTGTGGATGTGCCATTTTACCCACCTAAAGTGACAAAATCTCTTATTCacaaaagtattcagacccttttaaatgtctttaagTGGCCCAGCTAAAGCCCAGACTTAAACCCCATCAAACATCTGTGGTGAGACCTGATGATTTCAGTTCACAAATACTCTCTATCCAATCTGACAGAGCTTGAGAGGCTCTGCCATGAAGAATGGGATAAACTGCCCAAATTCAAAGCTTATAGAAACATATACAAGGAGATTTGTAGATGTAATTGCTGTCAAAGGGGCTTCTACAAAGTATTGAATATAGGGTCTGaatacatagccagtgctaagggaagaattcattatttttcGAAGAGGTTTGATTGCTTCTGGCAGTATCTGTTTGAGGAAACgtgtaggtaagggatctagtataaaagttgatgattttgatcaTTTGATTATCGAAATTAGTCAAATTAGTTTGGTCTCTcaaaggggagtaaaacattctaatcgcTGGTCTGATATGGTTATATTGTTATCTACATGGTTAATCAGATTGTCTAGCTTCCTAACTGTCTACCCTAACAATCCTGCCTCAAATCTACTCCAATTATCTATAAAGCCCACGTTGTTTTTGGAGCAGCACCTGGACATCCAACAGCAACCATATCCTGCTGTAAGCTACACTGCCATGTTGTATCGGGATGGGGCATATTACTGCATCGGACATCGCCTTCGCTAACCTAAACACCTAGACAATGTTACTCTTAGTAACCGCTGACTGACGAAGGTGTACATCATTAACTCCTAAGTGAAAAACTACCTTTGAAAACCTATGCTATGCATAACACTCTAGGATTACCCTGGATCCTGCACATTCTGCACTCAACCCATTGAATAAGCTGAATGTTTGCCATGTTGAATGTTAAATGTTCCTTCGATATTATGAGTGATTACGGGTAGATTGATGGTAGAACtggtaattatatatatatatatatattcaaaatcAAATCCACAGCACCATAAAGTGTGCAAGTAAAGGGatctgaatactttctgaatccACTGTATATGCATGTTACTCTTTCAGAAGACAATTAAGTAATTACGTTTGCACACCAGCTATGCAACAACTGCATGGAAGAAATATGGGCAAAACTAGCTCAAATGCCTTCAATTACTTTAGCCAAATCTTACATTTGTACTGTCGCTTAATGCTAAAACATATTTAGTAATTGTTGTTTTCATCCATTACAGCCTGTCAGATTGAATTATGGAAAGGACGACAAAGATCCAATCAAATCTCTCGAATTCTACAGGAAGAACAAGCCACACAAATCAGTGAAACTGACTGATGAGGTAGATCTGTATTATCTTTATTAATCTATCCCTTCTACACATGACTGTAGATTGTTACCTATTTCAAAACTATACACGTGACATGTTCATGCACATAGCGTCTGTGGGTTCTGATATTACGTTAtgaatttatataattaaaggTCTGCAGATGGTGAGGGTGTAATTTAGCACGGGTCAGCATGGTGAGGTTGGGGTTTGGGGATGAGCCAGATGGGTAATGACTGATTGCGTACACTTGCAACAGTTGAACAAAAGTTTTGTCCAAGTCAGGGTGTAAAGTTGCTCCTAAACCAGATGTTAAGAGGAGACCAAATGTGAATGGTTTTGTAATTACATCTGGAAGCTCACTGTTCTGATGGGTTCTCATGCAACATTTTATTAACGTTTAGTACAGTAATAACATTCCTGACATTTTAGTAACAAGCCATAGCAACAAAGGAGAGTGAAGCAGCTACAATCTGCATTTGAATATGTTCAACGACAGAATAAATGATAACATAAATagtaaaatgtgttaaatattttgtgATGTACCTTTCTATGACCTTGCCTTGATATTTTCTCGTTATgtggtctgaaaaaaaaaaaaaaaaaaaaaacatatttgtagtTTATCCTCTGATCCTCTTTCATTGGCTCTGGTCAGGCTCCGAGAACTGGAGACTGGTAAGAAGTCGGGGCATGTAGGTTGGGCAGCTGCTGGAAGTGCGTTGAGAGCTGATTCAGCACATGCACTCTAACTGTAGTTGTTCTCCTATTGACTTCTCTGTTACAGATCCAGTGTCTTAATTATTTTGCATCTCTGCAGGTTTCATTCATTCTGCCCATAGTCTTTACCGAAATCAAGGTCATGCTATTCTACAACGGTAATGGAAAGCTTCCAAAAAACCCACCCATCAGAGAATTCTGGGAGTTAGTGGAGAGGGATGCTGTACAGGAAGACTCAAGTGATGAATCATGTGAGGATTCCAGTGAGGAATCGAGTGAAGATTCAAGTGATGATGAGTAGCAGGAAGAAGTCTACTCTATAATGCTGGTGAAAAAATGTGAGGTGAAAAAAGAGTTTATTTTGACTTGGCTAATGTGGAGAAAATAAACTCACTTGTGCATGGTGGTTGCAGGAATATTGATCTAAAATTCATATAGTGTGTATTTGATTTTCTGTACATGTAGGGTAGGTTTCTTTTGGGGATTTTCTGTAACTTTTGATGTAGTTGACATTGTGAATGATTTTGGTACTTCACACATTTTGGTACATGGTTTATCATAAAAGAATGATTAAGAATAACTTAGTAATGATTGTGTTAGTACATTAAGAGGGTTACAAGTCAAAGCTATAAAACTAagcatgttttattctgttATCTCAATTTTATAGCTATgtttcaacttttatttcatgTACTTATTTTAGGGGATTGTGGCATCTGAATTACATATTAGCATAAGTAATATAATCATGTTTCGCTTATAAGTCACATGCTATggtttgatctgttttttggttgttgtttttttttgggggtggggcattttttgttttagattttaGCATATACAAAGTTAAACGAAATATAAAGTTTAAGACACCGGTGATTGGCTGTGTGATGAAAGAattgtgtgattaaaaaaatatcttaatTTGCGTGTCTGTTGTTGTCACTTTGTAAGAAACATGCACAACGCCACACTGCTCAGAACCAGAGCACAaccaataattatattaatggcCACACATTATCAGAAGCGCTGCTCACATaaacagatgttttattttatttttttgtgtgtaatcattgatatgctGAAGCTGTCTTTAAGGAGTCATTTacataacatttatggaaggagtctccgttTCCAGCATCAGTGCTTTATAAAGTTGTAAATTTATGTTTTCTGACTTaaaaagtcttcaagacagaggacaagctgtggggttttttttctcttttatattAATTTAGAGAGAGTTgcttcacagacattccacaacattaactatccatggaaaaaaaagtatgagctgtgtttctttaataaataaaacaattcttGGTCTTAGCAAAATGCTAACATCCATTTAGTGGCAATACTTTAATATAATtaggtatatatataaagttatatataaaggtatatatataagtgtatataatatataattataatgatagCTGTAACATTTTTGAAGACAATTATTACCTATTTTGACTGCAGAAACTTTTCTACTGGTCTCTGCTAAGCTCTTCTACTGAATACTAAGCTCTTGTCTGCCCTCGTCATACTGTACGTGTCTTTGGTTTTTCTCTGGGGTACAGAGAGTATCCatcatgctgtaaatgcatgtaCTTAGTGAAAATGTGTTTACTTTAAACCTTAGTTTGGATGGAAGTGTTTTAGAAGTGAAAGCTGGAAGGCTGGACAGTTCTAGCTGTAATACTGATAATCCGTCTTGGCACATTTAAGTACACTCAACACATTTCAGTCAGTGATTTGGGAgccctaggcaaaatataggaatggggatctcttttcagtgttttaacattacagtatctcacaaaagtgagtacacccctcacatttttgtaaatatttgattatatcttttcatgtgacaacactgaagaaatgacactttgctacaatgtaaagtagtgagtgtacagcttgtgtaacagtgtaaatttgctgtcccctcaaaataactcaacacacagacattaatgtctaaaccactggcaacaaaagtgagtacacccctaagtgaaaatgtccaaattgggccaaagtgtcaatattttgtgtggccaccattattttccagcactgccttaaccctcttgggcatggagttcaccagagctccacaggttgccactggagtcctcttctactcctccatgacgacatcacggagctggtggatgttagagaccttgtactagtccaccttccgtttgaggatgccccacagatgctcaatagggtttagtccatcaccttcaccctcagcttctatagcaaggcagtggtcgtcttggaagtgtgtttggggtcgttatcatgctggaatacatgctgggatcatgctgtGCTTCaatatgtcacagtacatgttggcattcatggttccctcaatgaactgtagctccccagtcctggcagcactcatgcagacccagaccatgacactcccacgaccatgcttgactgtaggcaagacacacttgtctttgtactgctcacctggttgccaccacacacccTTGAcaacatctgaaccaaataaggtctcatcagaccacaggtcCACAGGTCTTGGTcccatcagaccacaggacatggttccagtaatccatgtccttagtctgcttgtcttcagtaaactgtttgtgggctttcttgtgcatcatctatagaagaggcttccttctgggacgacagccatgcagaccaatttgatgcagtgtgcagcgtatggtctgagcactgacaggctgacccccccaccccttcaacctctgcagcaaagCTGGCAGCACtgatacgtctatttcccaaagacagcctctggatatgacgctgagcacgtgcgttcaacttctttggtcgaccatggcgaggcatgttctgagtggaacctgtcctgttaaaccgctgtatggtcttggccaccatgctgcagctcagtgtcagggtcttggcaatcttcttatagcctaggccatctttatgtagagcaacaattctttttttcagatcctcagagagttctttgctatgaggtgccatgttgaacttccagtgaccagtatgagggagtgtgagagcgatgacaccaaatttaacacacctgcaccCCATTCAcgcctgagaccttgtaacactaacaagtcacatgacatcggggagggaaaatggctaattgggcccaatttggacattttcacttaggggtgtactcacttttgttgccagcggtttagacattgatggctgtgtgttgagttattttgaggggacatcaaatttacactgttacacaagctgtacactcactactttacattgtagcacagtgtcatttcttcagtgttgtcacatgaaaagatagaatc contains:
- the LOC128599015 gene encoding deoxynucleoside triphosphate triphosphohydrolase SAMHD1-like isoform X5; protein product: MATEGYKIFNDSVHGHIKMHPLLVDIIDTPEFQRLRNIKQMGGIYRVFPGASHNRFEHSLGVGHLAGELVRSLKAQQPEITSIDMFCVQIAGLCHDLGHGPFSHLFEEFVKELAERMKVSETRERETKKALKNWKHEEQSGKMFDQLMENGIKEKMKNGHYKDEHNEGLEFQDKDFEFIHELIEGTRPSTDSLNRERYERKSYLYEIVANKETGIDVDKMDYFSRDCHHVGMKSNFSHERYVMFARVCTNKKNEKHICTRDKEAINMYELFHNRYLLHYNVCQHRVKVAIETMIVDALLEAEGHFKLGDKTISEAVMDPKTYLKLTDDILQEIMRSTDNSLKTARKIIRRIDKRKIYKFVGGKIFQKKDVEHLDSAEKWKAVVKKWLELIQKGSTRPCKCKCKKWQEWIEKKKISETKFFVKPVRLNYGKDDKDPIKSLEFYRKNKPHKSVKLTDEVSFILPIVFTEIKVMLFYNGNGKLPKNPPIREFWELVERDAVQEDSSDESCEDSSEESSEDSSDDE
- the LOC128599015 gene encoding deoxynucleoside triphosphate triphosphohydrolase SAMHD1-like isoform X2, whose product is MYFCQYNHMYRLSEFQQSRVSRCPDYVIVTWHFSEIRNLGLNKKGEELAEESEASGSGQNMATEGYKIFNDSVHGHIKMHPLLVDIIDTPEFQRLRNIKQMGGIYRVFPGASHNRFEHSLGVGHLAGELVRSLKAQQPEITSIDMFCVQIAGLCHDLGHGPFSHLFEEFVKELAERMVSETRERETKKALKNWKHEEQSGKMFDQLMENGIKEKMKNGHYKDEHNEGLEFQDKDFEFIHELIEGTRPSTDSLNRERYERKSYLYEIVANKETGIDVDKMDYFSRDCHHVGMKSNFSHERYVMFARVCTNKKNEKHICTRDKEAINMYELFHNRYLLHYNVCQHRVKVAIETMIVDALLEAEGHFKLGDKTISEAVMDPKTYLKLTDDILQEIMRSTDNSLKTARKIIRRIDKRKIYKFVGGKIFQKKDVEHLDSAEKWKAVVKKWLELIQKGSTRPCKCKCKKWQEWIEKKKISETKFFVKPVRLNYGKDDKDPIKSLEFYRKNKPHKSVKLTDEVSFILPIVFTEIKVMLFYNGNGKLPKNPPIREFWELVERDAVQEDSSDESCEDSSEESSEDSSDDE
- the LOC128599015 gene encoding deoxynucleoside triphosphate triphosphohydrolase SAMHD1-like isoform X4, translating into MYFCQYNHMYRLSEFQQSRVSRCPDYVIVASGSGQNMATEGYKIFNDSVHGHIKMHPLLVDIIDTPEFQRLRNIKQMGGIYRVFPGASHNRFEHSLGVGHLAGELVRSLKAQQPEITSIDMFCVQIAGLCHDLGHGPFSHLFEEFVKELAERMKVSETRERETKKALKNWKHEEQSGKMFDQLMENGIKEKMKNGHYKDEHNEGLEFQDKDFEFIHELIEGTRPSTDSLNRERYERKSYLYEIVANKETGIDVDKMDYFSRDCHHVGMKSNFSHERYVMFARVCTNKKNEKHICTRDKEAINMYELFHNRYLLHYNVCQHRVKVAIETMIVDALLEAEGHFKLGDKTISEAVMDPKTYLKLTDDILQEIMRSTDNSLKTARKIIRRIDKRKIYKFVGGKIFQKKDVEHLDSAEKWKAVVKKWLELIQKGSTRPCKCKCKKWQEWIEKKKISETKFFVKPVRLNYGKDDKDPIKSLEFYRKNKPHKSVKLTDEVSFILPIVFTEIKVMLFYNGNGKLPKNPPIREFWELVERDAVQEDSSDESCEDSSEESSEDSSDDE
- the LOC128599015 gene encoding deoxynucleoside triphosphate triphosphohydrolase SAMHD1-like isoform X1 translates to MYFCQYNHMYRLSEFQQSRVSRCPDYVIVTWHFSEIRNLGLNKKGEELAEESEASGSGQNMATEGYKIFNDSVHGHIKMHPLLVDIIDTPEFQRLRNIKQMGGIYRVFPGASHNRFEHSLGVGHLAGELVRSLKAQQPEITSIDMFCVQIAGLCHDLGHGPFSHLFEEFVKELAERMKVSETRERETKKALKNWKHEEQSGKMFDQLMENGIKEKMKNGHYKDEHNEGLEFQDKDFEFIHELIEGTRPSTDSLNRERYERKSYLYEIVANKETGIDVDKMDYFSRDCHHVGMKSNFSHERYVMFARVCTNKKNEKHICTRDKEAINMYELFHNRYLLHYNVCQHRVKVAIETMIVDALLEAEGHFKLGDKTISEAVMDPKTYLKLTDDILQEIMRSTDNSLKTARKIIRRIDKRKIYKFVGGKIFQKKDVEHLDSAEKWKAVVKKWLELIQKGSTRPCKCKCKKWQEWIEKKKISETKFFVKPVRLNYGKDDKDPIKSLEFYRKNKPHKSVKLTDEVSFILPIVFTEIKVMLFYNGNGKLPKNPPIREFWELVERDAVQEDSSDESCEDSSEESSEDSSDDE
- the LOC128599015 gene encoding deoxynucleoside triphosphate triphosphohydrolase SAMHD1-like isoform X3; the encoded protein is MYFCQYNHMYRLSEFQQSRVSRCPDYVIVTWHFSEIRNLGLNKKGEELAEESEASGSGQNMATEGYKIFNDSVHGHIKMHPLLVDIIDTPEFQRLRNIKQMGGIYRVFPGASHNRFEHSLGVGHLAGELVRSLKAQQPEITSIDMFCVQIAGLCHDLGHGPFSHLFEEFVKELAERMKVSETRERETKKALKNWKHEEQSGKMFDQLMENGIKEKMKNGHYKDEHNEGLEFQDKDFEFIHELIEGTRPSTDSLNRERYERKSYLYEIVANKETGIDVDKMDYFSRDCHHVGMKSNFSHERYVMFARVCTNKKNEKHICTRDKEAINMYELFHNRYLLHYNVCQHRVKVAIETMIVDALLEAEGHFKLGDKTISEAVMDPKTYLKLTDDILQEIMRSTDNSLKTARKIIRRIDKRKIYKFVGGKIFQKKDVEHLDSAEKWKAVVKKWLELIQKGSTRPCKKWQEWIEKKKISETKFFVKPVRLNYGKDDKDPIKSLEFYRKNKPHKSVKLTDEVSFILPIVFTEIKVMLFYNGNGKLPKNPPIREFWELVERDAVQEDSSDESCEDSSEESSEDSSDDE